One window from the genome of Sesamum indicum cultivar Zhongzhi No. 13 linkage group LG15, S_indicum_v1.0, whole genome shotgun sequence encodes:
- the LOC105177635 gene encoding methionine aminopeptidase 1D, chloroplastic/mitochondrial, whose translation MVAGSSIQPRLISTFLGDCRFLPSNPTTSFHCLFHFNPGKGHVSMQMSRTFSGLTNLLFNRRGTEESIDGKRKRLKPGKVSPSRPVPSHIPRPPYVKSRKMPGIASGPEIHDEKGIECMRASGKLAAQVLQYAGTLVKPGIPTDEIDEAVHQMIIDNGAYPSPLGYGGFPKSVCTSVNECICHGIPDSRVLEDGDIINIDVTVYLNGYHGDTSATYFVGEVDEEAKNLVKVTKECLDNAISICAPGVKFNKIGKTIHDHADKHNYGVVQQFVGHGVGRVFHSDPVVLHYRNNGRERMVLNQTFTIEPMLTIGSINPVMWDDNWTVVTEDGSLSAQFEHTILITNDGAEILTQC comes from the exons ATGGTGGCGGGCAGTTCAATTCAACCTCGCTTAATCTCCACTTTTCTAGGGGACTGCCGCTTTCTTCCCTCAAATCCTACTACTTCATTTCATTGTCTCTTCCATTTTAATCCAG gAAAAGGCCATGTGTCCATGCAAATGTCGAGGACATTTTCTGGACTAaccaatttattatttaatagaaG AGGTACAGAAGAATCCATAGATGGCAAAAGGAAACGTCTAAAACCCGGGAAGGTTTCTCCCAGTCGGCCAGTCCCTAGTCACATACCAAGGCCTCCTTATGTCAAATCCAGGAAGATGCCTGGAATTGCAAGTGGGCCTGAAATACATGATGAGAAGGGGATAGAGTGCATGAGAGCTTCAGGAAAGCTAGCAGCACAGGTTCTTCAGTATGCTGGGACTTTAGTGAAG CCAGGCATCCCAACAGATGAAATTGATGAAGCAGTCCATCAAATGATTATTGACAATGGAGCATATCCATCTCCTCTTGGTTATGGTGGTTTTCCGAAGAGTGTATGCACATCGGTGAATGAGTGCATTTGCCATGGAATCCCAGATTCACGTGTTCTTGAG GATGGTGACATTATCAATATTGATGTTACAGTTTATCTTAat GGTTATCACGGTGATACATCTGCAACATATTTTGTTGGAGAGGTTGATGAGGAGGCAAAAAACTTAGTAAAG GTAACCAAAGAATGTTTGGACAATGCAATATCAATATGTGCACCAGGagttaaattcaacaaaattggCAAGACCATACA TGACCATGCAGATAAACACAATTACGGAGTTGTCCAGCAGTTCGTTGGCCATGGGGTTGGACGAGTCTTCCACAGTGATCCAGTGGTTCTTCATTATA GGAATAATGGTCGTGAACGAATGGTGCTGAACCAAACTTTCACCATCG AGCCAATGTTGACAATCGGCAGCATTAACCCAGTAATGTGGGACGACAATTGGACCGTTGTCACAGAGGATGGTAGCCTCTCTGCTCAATTTGAGCACACCATATTAATAACCAATGATGGGGCGGAAATACTAACCCAGTGTTAA
- the LOC105177632 gene encoding uncharacterized membrane protein At3g27390: MSRSLKDWVETIYVVLAFCSVLCFGALKSLLVGPIAGLILIIGNLGVILGLFPAHVAWTVYTLIKTNRFDAPLKVAILLGLPALFGIWLALSIAGSVLVGVGYGFFTPWVSSFEAFRLEESSKKCYHCIVDGTWGTIKGSCTVVRDFADLCYHSYPIYLKELRENPSSNELQPLRFIHVPACIIVGLIGLVVEIPLYTAIAIVKSPFMLFKGWHRLLHDLISREGPFLETACIPIAGLTILMWPLVVIGSILLAIFTSFFIGLYGSIIVYQERSFRRGVAYVIAMVAEFDEYTNDWLYLREGSILPKPRYRKRKPSNSSETTISRNQSLHERFGAVIHEAPGMLVPSLTASRSVREAIKEVKMVQIWGSTMKSCEARGRELLDAGVITPADLSDWLKAKHAHDAPIIDVGLPCFSFLHTLLYSIKAGSNGLILLDGTEVNHLNRPQDRLLDWFFHPVMVLKEQIRALQLEEGEIQYLEKVMLFGNNKERAKSWENGSLVPQDALRAAQIEGISRRMMGMTRSVSKFPTYRRRYRQVVKDLINYSMGKESSSKPVAYTLTKDGSTRSVMSSTAKESSTRSMSVRSVASVEIV; encoded by the exons ATGTCTCGTAGCTTGAAGGATTGGGTCGAGACCATCTATGTGGTTTTAGCATTTTGCTCTGTGCTCTGCTTTGGTGCCCTTAAAA GTTTGTTGGTTGGTCCAATTGCTGGTTTGATACTGATTATAGGGAATTTAGGGGTGATTTTAGGCCTTTTCCCTGCTCATGTTGCTTGGACAGTTTATACCCTTatcaa AACAAATAGGTTTGATGCACCACTTAAAGTTGCAATCTTGTTGGGGTTGCCTGCTTTGTTTGGTATCTGGTTGGCTCTTAGCATAGCTGGTAGTGTTCTTGTGGGAGTTGGATATGGGTTCTTCACTCCTTGGGTTTCATCTTTTGAAGCCTtcagacttgaagaatcatcCAAGAAATGCTACCACTGCATTGTG GACGGAACGTGGGGAACTATCAAGGGTAGTTGTACTGTGGTTCGTGATTTTGCCGACTTGTGTTATCATTCTTACCCAATCTATTTGAAGGAGCTGCGTGAAAATCCTTCTTCCAATGAGCTTCAACCTCTTAG GTTCATTCACGTGCCTGCATGCATAATTGTCGGCCTGATAGGCCTGGTTGTTGAAATTCCTCTTTACACAGCTATTGCCATAGTAAAGAGTCCATTTATGCTGTTCAAGGGGTGGCATAGGCTACTACATGATCTAATCAGCCGGGAAGGCCCGTTTCTAGAAACTGCCTGCATTCCCATTGCTGGTTTGACAATCCTTATGTGGCCGCTTGTTGTTATCGGCAGCATTTTACTGGCTATTTTCACCAGCTTTTTCATTGGGTTATATGGATCTATAATAGTGTATCAG GAAAGATCCTTCCGTCGAGGTGTTGCTTATGTGATTGCTATGGTAGCAGAATTCGATGAGTACACAAATGACTGGCTTTATCTTCGTGAGGGCTCAATTCTTCcaaa ACCACGCTACAGGAAGAGAAAACCATCCAATTCATCTGAAACCACTATTAGCCGAAATCAGTCATTACACGAGAGATTTGGTGCTGTCATTCATGAAGCTCCTGGAATGCTTGTTCCGAGCCTAACAGCATCAAGATCCGTTAGAGAGGCTATAAAGGAGGTGAAAATGGTGCAG ATATGGGGAAGTACGATGAAATCATGCGAGGCAAGGGGAAGGGAATTATTGGACGCAGGTGTGATAACACCGGCTGACCTGTCTGATTGGCTGAAGGCAAAGCATGCACATGATGCACCTATTATTGATGTTGGATTGCCTTGTTTCTCATTCTTGCACACTCTTCTTTACTCCATCAAAGCTGGATCCAACGGTCTAATTCTTTTGGATGGGACTGAGGTTAACCATCTGAATAGACCTCAGGACAGATTGTTGGACTGGTTTTTTCACCCTGTGATGGTCCTCAAAGAGCAGATCAGAGCCCTCCAGTTGGAAGAAGGCGAAATACAGTACCTTGAGAAAGTGATGCTTTTCGGAAACAACAAGGAACGTGCCAAGTCTTGGGAAAATGGGAGTCTTGTCCCTCAAGACGCTCTCCGAGCTGCTCAAATTGAGGGCATCAGTCGTAG GATGATGGGCATGACCAGAAGTGTATCAAAGTTTCCAACATACAGGAGGAGATACCGGCAAGTAGTAAAGGACCTGATAAATTACTCCATGGGAAAAGAGAGTTCTTCAAAACCCGTTGCTTATACTCTAACAAAGGACGGATCCACAAGATCTGTAATGTCTTCCACAGCAAAGGAAAGCTCCACAAGATCGATGTCCGTGAGGTCAGTTGCTTCAGTCGAGATTGTTTAG
- the LOC105177633 gene encoding cyclin-dependent kinase inhibitor 1 has translation MFWHPVVQVADRVSWLRRVRNSQIWSRRMRRLSSFSQHRLAIRWISESAKKISRALFFSPPHFHAMNAGTACPFPRRVVKTSYFFRGENTPLREVQTESGELESTARPRQSNSRRCSTAEKMPTTAELEEFFVAAEKNLQEQFIDKYNYDIVKDEPLEGRYEWVQIQLKP, from the exons ATGTTTTGGCATCCTGTTGTTCAAGTAGCAGATCGAGTGAGCTGGCTAAGGAGAGTTCGAAATTCGCAGATCTggag CAGGAGAATGAGGCGACTGTCGAGTTTTTCGCAGCATCGGCTGGCCATTCGGTGGATTTCAGAGTcag CTAAGAAAATTTCACGCGCACTCTTTTTCTCTCCCCCTCACTTCCATGCCATGAATGCTGGTACTGCTTGTCCTTTTCCACGAAGAGTAGTTAAGACGTCATATTTTTTCAGGGGAGAGAATACGCCATTGAGAGAGGTTCAAACTGAGTCTGGCGAACTGGAGTCCACGGCGAGGCCACGGCAGTCGAATTCTCGCCGTTGTTCCACGGCGGAGAAAATGCCAACCACAGCTGAACTTGAAGAATTCTTCGTCGCCGCTGAAAAGAATCTGCAGGAACAATTTATTGACAA GTACAACTATGACATAGTGAAGGACGAGCCATTGGAGGGGCGCTACGAGTGGGTTCAAATTCAACTGAAGCCATGA